In the genome of Arachis stenosperma cultivar V10309 chromosome 6, arast.V10309.gnm1.PFL2, whole genome shotgun sequence, the window CTCCTGGAGAGTTATTGGTGGAACATCTGAGTGAAACGGAAGTCCCTCAATTACATCTCTTTTTCTACATAGTCCAGGCTGCCAAAGTTTGCAAAGGTATTTAGCCAGGGCATTTAGGACTGTCTTTTCATCGGTAGGCCATATGGTCGAATACCCAACAATATCAACTTTGTTCATGGTATGCGCATTCGTAGTATGTGCTCTACATTCTGTGAAATAATCTCTCTGAAGAGTGACAAAGCAACAGAATTTCCGCTTTGCCTGGGAGGGTTTATCCCACAATTGGTGTTGCTCAATCATGTTATATAACATCCCTTTCCATGCCCCGAGTGGTGCATACATAGTGAATAACCGAACTAGGTGAGACTGAGCTTCAGTGCGGTTACACAAGATGTGATATATAGGGAAGAGTGGTAGTATGATAGCATATGGATATAGGGAAGACAAAGCCCAGATATACCACATCATCTCCTCTGGTATGGGTCCTTGGATTATCGGTATAGTGCAAAAAGGGGTATCCATGTCAAAGTACCTTGGATTTGGGCTGATTTGGGTTATAATGAGGAGCTGGTGTAGCCAGTAGAACAAAGTTTGCCTGGCTAGACAGGCTATCTGAAATCCTGTCTGGGGTTTTGCTTTGAAGGGAAAAGGACCAAGTTTCCTTCTGTATGGGTTATTGAGCAGTGGACAATCAGGGAATGGAATGGTGTATGAAGGATTGTGGGTACTCATGGTGCAAATATAATGGATTGGTTTGAAAGGTGGTTCTGTCAGTTTGGGAGGTGACTCTTTGGTTGGTCTGGATAAATAATCAGCTAGTGTGTTTTGGTGACCTTTAATGTGTTTCACCTCAAATTTATAGCGGGAGAACCAATCTTTCCATCTCAAGAGTTGAGAGTCTGGCAAGATCTTTTTCTTGATGTCCAACATCGATGGGAAAGAGGTGTTATCCATTTCCACAGTAAAATGATAAGAACTGAGGTGGAAATTGAATTTTTCTATCCCTCTTTTAACAGCAAGAATCTCTTTGTAAGTGGCATGGTAGTGCTTTTCAGATTCTTTGAACTTCCTGCTAGCATGTGCACAATAGTGTCTTGTTCCATCAATCTCTTCAAGCAGCACGGCTCCCCAGAATTCATCACTAGCATCTGTTTGTAATATTCTTTTTCCTGTGCTGGGAATCTTTAAAGGAGGGGGGTCCTGAGCTATCTTCTTCAAGATTTTGACAGCTGTTGTTTGCTCTGGTCCCCATGGTGGGGGCTTCTTTTGCAAGAGTTTTGACAGCTGGCTGGTGTGTTTAGTCACATCTGGGATAAAGTCTCTGATGTAGTTGACGATTCCAAAGAATTGTTAGACAGCTATCTTCTTCAAGATTTTGACAGCTGTTGTTTGCTCTGGTCCCCATGGTGGGGGCTTCTTTTGCAAGAGTTTTGACAGCTGGCTGGTGTGTTTAGTCACATCTGGGATAAAGTCTCTGATGTAGTTGACGATTCCAAAGAATTGTTAGACTTGTTTGACTGTCATGTTCTCATCAGGGAAGTTAATTAGCCCTTTGGCAATGTGTTCTCCTGGTTGAAAAAACCCATCTTCAAAAACCATTCCAAGAAATTCGATCCTTTTCTTGGCAATTGAACTCTTTTTTTGCTGATAGCATGATTCCCTGATCtttgatgatttgagtgaatTGGGCCAGAAGTGTCTTGTGGGCTTCATTGTCTTTTGAGAACAGtaatatatcatcaatgtaaaTAAGTGTGGAATGTAGTATGGGCTCAAAGATTTTTGTCATGGCTTTTTGGAAAAGAGACGGGACTACTTTGAGTCCAAATGGCATTACTGTCCATTGATATTGGGCTTCAGGGATACAAAATGCTGTCTTGTATCTATCCTCAGGGTGGAGCCCAATTTGCCAAAAACCCGCTTTTAGATCGAACTTGCTGAATATTTTTGCTCCACTTAACCTTTGTGTAGTGACTGAGATTTTTGGTAAGGGAAACTTGTCATCTTGTAAGAAGACATTAAGTGGCTTATAATCAATAACAAGCCTCTTCTTCCCCCTGTTCTGCTCAGCCCTTTTTTCAACATAGAATGCTTGACATGCCCAATTGGATTTGGTTGGTTCAATGAGTCCTTGAACAAGGAGAGCTGCACATTCAGCTTTTGCCAATTTTAGATCTTCAGGGTTCATTCCTGAGTGCGTGGCTTTTGTTGGATTGATGTCTTCATTCTTCTTGAAAGGAAGACGGACATAGAATTCCGGATTTTTCCACAAAGGTACAGGGTGGTTGAATTGGTCATGACTATCGCAGCAAGCACTGATGAGTAGTTGCTGGATCTCCCTGTATTCTTCCGAAGCTTCTTGAATTTCAAGAATGCTTTGCATCTCTAAAAAAGGCAAAGATTGCCTTTTATAAGTTAGGCCGGTGGGTTTGATATGCATTCCATGAGTTTTGAAGAATGCATCAAATCCAAACAAAACATCTTTGTCTGGGAGGTAGCTTCCCAATACCCTGAGCCAAGTGATCTGGCCTGCAAATATCTCCAATCCAATGGGCTGTTTGGAAATGAGATTGATGGTAAAGATTTCACTGTTGGCTGCTGTGAATGTCTTCGAAATAGGTGCCCACATCTCTTTTGGCAAAACATGAGGCCTTAAGACAGTGGCGCAAGATCCAGTATCTAGCAATGCAAAGCCTTTATGGGTTTGTCATAGATAGATGTCTTGACTTTTAGATCAAAATGGGGACGAGGAGTACCATCAATCTGCTTCATTCCTAAGGATCCAAGATATTCAAGTTCTTCTTCTGGAAAGTTTGACCTTTAGGAATCTTTGTGATAATGGAGGCTATTGTTGGTGCTAAGGAAGATATAGAAAAGATCGACCTTCTTGGTGGATAGTCTTCTTCTGAATCAGAGTCTTGGAAAACATATTCAGTTTCTCCATTTTTAACTTCTTGTTCTTCAGTACTGATTCAAGATCTTCTCATCTTCATGGACGCTGCCTCCATTAAGGACTGAAGCATCTTATCTCCTTTTTTGTCTTGTGAGGGCATGACTTAGCAAAATGTCCTTGTTTTCCACAGATGAAAATCTGTTTGACTTAGTCTGAGGTTTTCTCCTTTGAAATAACGGTATTTTTGCTTCCTCCTTCCTCTTCTAAAAGACCTTTGATGGAATGCCTTGTTAGGCGATTGCCAATGGGTCTTTTTCTTGGTCTTGCATTCACATATGCTTGGCTCCTTGCATTTGATCTTCAAATGTGACTTGCTACATGCTCCTTTGAGTTTGCTCGAATTCTTGCTGAGCTGTTTGAACATTTGCTGCTGTTCACACAATTTGTCAAGAGTGACTAGAGCCAATTGGTATATTTCTCCAATGGTAGTGGTAGCCACTTCTTTGCGAAGAGCCATCATCATTCGGTGTAGCTCTGGCTGGAGTTCTTCTGGTAGGGATGCGATAAAGACTTGTTTAAGTGACGGATTATTATTTCCTCCAAGAGGATAATATTTAGCAgccattttcttgtagtgcttCTCCAAGTCCTTTCTGTTGAGTGAGCAACATTTCATTTCATAGTATTCTTGAGAATTCCTCTTCTGAATGATTGTAATGTCTCCCAAGAATTCTTGGTGTATTATTCCTAGGAACTGTGAAGAGgttataagttatttttaatataaatatttattatttaagttattttttcaaaaataatttaataaaattgtttaCTCAAACTAAACCTTAGTCatgtaatttttaattcttgATTCTTAATTCTTCtataattattctttttttataacTTGTATACAAGTTGGATAATACAAATTGTATATTATTGTTGGCAATGTTAGTTAAACACTTATTAAACCTTTCATGCATATCACAATGACATGTGTGGCTAGATACTAACTACTTGgttttatgattattttaaaatcttctTTAACAATTTAAATTGGTTTAATTTTAACTTCCTCATAATCTCCACttcaaaattaatttgataataTCTTCAAAAACTCTACctgaaataaaatattagtaCGTAAATTTATTTAATAGAAACATCAAAATCAAGTCTTTACAAATAATCAACTAATCTAATTGAAATCTAGAGAATATTTTCAATGTCTTTAACAATATTTGTTaaagtatttttctttttgagttTAGAACAATTTCTCTTTTAATGATTTTATTGGCATATTTACATTTTCCATCACAATATTTAAAACCTAATTGAGATTTTTTTGGTTGTTGCTGGATCCAGTATCTCTCCAGTTACTTCTATTAACTAAAGCAGTTGTAGAATTATAATGATCATTCTTATCACATTCCATCTTTTGATGGCTTAGAAGCGATAATTTAATCACATCAAtatggtgaaaactcaggtaAAATTGATACCTCATAaccgttagataaaaatttaatcaaatcagtcaaatcatctaatagttctcagatatcaacttcacgtaaagtcgaTTGCACTTAAGTTTCTACCCATCAATATTTAGACTTTTATGACCATAAATGAGTAATCAAAAAATGCTTGAATGAATGAGGTAATGAATAAAACAACATCATAGcttgttgtttttcaaaaaaagtcTTACCCATATTATTCAACTCCGTCACCAAATTATGAACTCAGCACTATGTGATTTTACCGAAGTTTCTTATATCATACAAAACATATAAAGACATTGTAAAACACCAAGACGATTGACTGTCTTggtcatttttttttttttaatcaaaagtTCGATACAATAAAATGGAACATCAACGTTTTAATAGAAAAGTactcataaataaaataaattaattcttaattatctttaacaaAAGCCATCAATAACCTAAAAGATCAAATATCATTCCACTCTTTATAACTCTTAATCAACCCGTTAACTATTCCTGCAACATCTGATTCTTGATTCCTGAAAATTCTGTCATTCATTTTCAACCAAGTACTCCAAATGATAACAATGAAACCAAATTCAccaatattctattaatttgaCTGCATGATTGATCCCCTAAACTACGTAAACTTACAGTCATTTAACTTTATATCCACCAGTTTGATAATGCTGTTAACACACTAGtgccttttctttcttctaacTGCACAACCTCATTGAAGACACCCATGTAGCAAAGAGGAACCTGACATATTTCCGATAAAAAAACTCAACTCTTCCCACACAGCAAGCTTCTCTTCCCTTGTATGCGCACCATACACCAAGCAAACTgcacaaataaaaattattgtttgTTAATTCTTCTTCTATACACAACCATCTCTCCCCTTTGTAACAATTACTCAACCTAAATATTATAACATCCCACATTATTAATAAACCTCCAGAAGCACCTTCCGATCCCACAAATTGCAAACTCACCAGATCATTACCCCAAAATTGCACTACATTAAACTTAGAAATCACCTCCTTCTTTGTCTCTATCAATCCTAACATATTAACATTATTTTTACGCTTAAAATTTTTACCATTTTCTACTTTTCAACACCCCCTAAACCCCTCATATTCTACGAactaaaatcatttaaaaattttattacacACCTTATTTTGGTTTTTGGAGCGACACCTTCTTGCTTTCTCTATCTGTTTTGcttgtctctttttttttgtgccAATACTTCATTTTGAGTTTGGAGAATAGTCATAATGTCCTCATCTTCGTCATGTAAAACAGCTTCTGATTCGACAGCCAGATTCTAAGCAACCCTATTTTCAGCCATATCTTTATCCCAACTTCCTTCGTATTCATCTTGATTAGTTTCACCATCTGCATCCTACTCTGAGTCCTCCGAATCTTCCAAGTTCCTTACAACCCCTTCATCATTCAACCTAATTTTCTGCACCACTGTATTCTCATCCTCTAAATCTGAATCTTGCACTGCATCACCCTCATCAGACTTATGCCAACATGCTGCTTATCACTCTCGTCCAAACTAGCGTGGATCTCATTAACTACACTTGgttgaatattttttttcgctGTGTTGTTCGAACAATTCTCCACACCTCCGCCAATCTCTTTTCCGGTTTGATTCTGCTCGTCGAGTGCATAAGGAGCTTCACGCTCCTCCCTGCCCTCCACGCCATCAAGTTCAATGTGGACATTATCACCTCCGCCACTAGCAGCTGACTTCTGCACTTCTCCTAGATCTGCCTCATCGGCGCTATTAACCGTGGCATCAATCCATTTGTGAACTCCATGACTAGCCACGCCCCTCTCTTCACCGTCGCTCGCAGCAGCCAGCAAGGTGGCCCTTTTAAGACGCACAATGACGTACTTTTCGTCGCACCATACAATCACTTCGCCGCCACACCCCACTAACATATTGGGCCTTATATGCTTCAACCCAGCCCCAATTGAACTTTTGTTCAACACCAGATCAACTCCTTCTTTTCGTTTATCCCCATATTCACAAGTCTCCGTTCTTTCAGAGATTGCTTCGTTACTGATTATTTGAGATTTCATAGATTACTCACTTACCATAACTGCCGGATACACCACAGGAATATCCGTTCGCGTTTTCAAAAAATCCTCATGCCACTCATCCAAATCTTCAATAGCAAATACATTTCTATCCTTGTCATGATCTGCTTCTCGTAGCCTCTGTGGCATCATTATCACCGCATCCCATCCCAACTCTAACAATTTCCTCTAAATTTTTAGTTCTTCACTTCTATGGTGTTCCAACAcaactttaataaaaaaaaagtcggaaacgattttaattttaattttgacccAAGACATTAGGGATGAAAAAGTATTTAACCCTAAAAATTGCTTATTACTAAATAAATTCCTAGATTAGACTATATTTTAACCCATGTATGAAAAGAACTAACATTTGTCTTCCTTTTTGATTGTATCTCTCTCTcttgtttttttgtttgttgttgttttttttaaatatatatatatatatatatatattatatataattatatatatatatatatagattttGATTAATGTTTTGTCTTGTCTTGTATTATTTGTTGTATTAAAATATTTACTAGGCCAATAGGAAAGGAATAATGCAAACAAGGGAATAACTAAACATATTTAAACAACATGGATAAAAACTAAAgcaaaataaattttgtttgcaCTGTTCCTTTTTTCtcaacaaaatttattaatttttataagaaactaagattaataatattttttaatcttcTCATAATTAGATTATTAGATAGAAACCCCTAACTAGGGGTGTTCATGGTTTGGTTAATCCAAAAACCAAACCAGTtttttggttaaccaaaaaTATAGTCTTGGTTATTAATCAAATTGGTTTTACATTAAAAAAGTGGTTATTAACCggttaataaaattcaaaaccGGTTTTTAACcggttatttttaaaaaaaccggttttcaaaaaataaccagtttttacataaaaaaaccGGTTTTCACCAAAAAACCggttttttttaccaaaaaaccgatttttacattaaaaaaaccgatttttatatcaaaaaaccggtttttacacaaaaaaaaaagttatttttacaCCTAAAAACCATTTTttacacaaaaattaattttttcacaTACAAAAACccaaatttttttacttttttttttaaaattaatttttgtaatctaaattaattttttttctttctaaataattttttctttcaaatgcAACTCCCTTCGCCCTTCCCCTGTAGCCTAACTGCCTAAGAAAGAAACAAGTGCAACTCAAGAATTGGATATAGTTTATGTACAATACTCTTGATGCAAAAAAGAAAGTGAAAAATCAAGCTCAAAAGTGTTGACATTGAGCCTTACTTTCATCATCAGGGGTTCTCTTGAAGTGCTCCCAAACTATTGATCGATTTTTGCGCTCAGATGATGTGGTTGGGAGAGGAGGTAATGTAGAAGTCGAATGCTCTGCAGACTCTGAAATGGGAACATCACGATCGGCTACCTCATTCTGAAAAAGAAGCCATAAAATCTAATTATTAAATACTTTAACAATATTAAATCtgtaaatatatacaaattaaaaggACATAGGATAAGTTGGAGAAAATAATACTTTGCTGCATAATGGTAAGAATCCTTTATACacatgaagaaaaaaattacataGGATATAAAAGTCAGGAAACTAAAACTGTAAATACATAGAAGTTAACAATCAACTTGTTATATGGTACACCAGCCAGTCATGCATCATCAGATATCTACTGATTTGATCAAAGTTTCGATTCTTGTGTGGTAAAAACCTACTGCATAAATGAAGAATAGGATAAAAGGGGAAAAATTGAAGGAACATAGGAGCTGCATTGATGAATAGAAGGGCAACAACCGATGCAACTTGCATTCTTAGATCACATACATATACATAGTAATGAATCATTTGAATTCATCATGATTTCCTAAACCCTAACAATCcattttgttcttgtttatcATCAGAGTCGTACAACCTTATCATTccatttctttttcttggtcCAGAACTTGATTTAAAAAGAGCTATCAATATATATACATAGATATATAAGCCTTAAAGACAAAGCAAATAAGAATGTCACCAATATATTCTTCTTCCTGTTGCTATCTTCTACTTCTACGTAGAAACATAGATAGTGAATTAAAGTTGGAGAAATTAAGATAGAAACAACATGTACACTGGTAGTAATATACACTCACATGTAAGTTACATGAAAATCAATCCACAAT includes:
- the LOC130936015 gene encoding uncharacterized protein LOC130936015 isoform X1; protein product: MKSQIISNEAISERTETCEYGDKRKEGVDLVLNKSSIGAGLKHIRPNMLVGCGGEVIVWCDEKYVIVRLKRATLLAAASDGEERGVASHGVHKWIDATVNSADEADLGEVQKSAASGGGDNVHIELDGVEGREEREAPYALDEQNQTGKEIGGGVENCSNNTAKKNIQPSVVNEIHASLDESDKQHVGISLMRVMQCKIQI
- the LOC130936015 gene encoding uncharacterized protein LOC130936015 isoform X2; this encodes MDPANEVADRDVPISESAEHSTSTLPPLPTTSSERKNRSIVWEHFKRTPDDEICLVYGAHTREEKLAVWEELSFFIGNMSGSSLLHGCLQ